A region from the uncultured Stenotrophomonas sp. genome encodes:
- a CDS encoding conserved hypothetical protein (Evidence 4 : Homologs of previously reported genes of unknown function) → MERQEKDERWAIHMESKVREQLKDPDSAKFRNTRTFHGGGVPVACGEVNSKNSFGGMGGYQRFVAAGHIVALDEQVEGGLQELWGQFCHD, encoded by the coding sequence ATGGAGCGTCAAGAAAAGGATGAGCGGTGGGCCATCCACATGGAGTCGAAGGTGCGCGAGCAGCTAAAAGACCCCGACTCGGCGAAATTCCGGAACACGCGCACGTTCCATGGTGGGGGTGTGCCGGTTGCCTGTGGCGAAGTCAACTCTAAAAACAGTTTCGGTGGGATGGGCGGCTATCAGCGCTTCGTGGCTGCCGGCCACATTGTCGCGCTAGATGAGCAGGTCGAAGGTGGCTTGCAAGAGCTGTGGGGCCAGTTCTGTCACGACTGA
- a CDS encoding hypothetical protein (Evidence 5 : No homology to any previously reported sequences) has product MRGRQAQTMSVVTELAPQLLQATFDLLI; this is encoded by the coding sequence TTGAGGGGGCGCCAAGCTCAAACCATGTCAGTCGTGACAGAACTGGCCCCACAGCTCTTGCAAGCCACCTTCGACCTGCTCATCTAG
- a CDS encoding HTH-type transcriptional regulator for conjugative element pMERPH (fragment), with amino-acid sequence MVNPRGEPSFPPGEKIIVEPEMAATSGSLVVAQIDGEPETTFKKLIIDGGQHLLVPLNPQYVTIQITRATRICGVVISRAEKPLIS; translated from the coding sequence ATGGTCAACCCTCGCGGCGAACCTTCTTTCCCCCCTGGCGAGAAGATCATTGTCGAGCCGGAGATGGCCGCCACAAGCGGTAGCCTTGTCGTTGCACAGATAGACGGCGAACCCGAAACTACGTTCAAGAAGCTCATCATCGACGGCGGACAGCATCTCTTAGTGCCACTCAACCCGCAGTACGTCACTATCCAAATCACGCGGGCCACCCGAATCTGCGGGGTGGTAATCAGCCGCGCGGAGAAGCCATTGATCAGCTGA
- a CDS encoding hypothetical protein (Evidence 5 : No homology to any previously reported sequences) — MPTPSSKAASAKRRACAVCDPRISANLGKMQRPARGAALLKKGSPLVAGQHRELPRAEGSTFDSSRTARRRARERRPGLVFCRLVPHASQTERGFVSGCWLGTGLICAPAQLRSASAIASSLKATTGTLIGSPISGHLIHWGGIAVKNFQHRDAQHLCEGRCDFSGNGVLPYLPLRHGGLIAAHPGGNFRLREPLFFSCWAEMAMHGAQICA; from the coding sequence ATGCCCACACCCAGCAGCAAAGCGGCGAGCGCAAAGCGGAGGGCCTGCGCAGTGTGTGATCCACGCATCTCAGCGAACCTCGGCAAGATGCAGCGGCCGGCCCGCGGCGCGGCGCTGCTGAAGAAGGGAAGCCCACTGGTCGCTGGTCAGCATCGAGAGCTCCCCCGCGCTGAAGGAAGCACTTTCGACAGCAGCCGGACGGCTCGCCGGAGAGCTCGCGAAAGACGCCCCGGCCTCGTTTTCTGCAGGCTGGTACCACACGCTTCGCAGACTGAACGGGGGTTCGTTTCCGGTTGTTGGCTCGGTACCGGATTGATTTGCGCCCCCGCGCAGCTGCGCAGTGCATCGGCGATTGCCTCATCGCTAAAAGCGACTACCGGCACTCTGATCGGCTCGCCCATCTCAGGCCACCTCATCCACTGGGGCGGCATCGCCGTAAAGAACTTCCAGCACCGTGATGCCCAACACCTTTGCGAGGGTCGGTGCGATTTCAGCGGGAACGGGGTGCTGCCCTATCTCCCACTTCGCCACGGTGGCCTGATCGCGGCCCACCCGGGCGGCAACTTCCGCCTGCGTGAGCCCCTGTTTTTTTCGTGCTGGGCGGAGATGGCTATGCATGGGGCGCAAATATGCGCCTAG
- a CDS encoding exported hypothetical protein (Evidence 5 : No homology to any previously reported sequences), translated as MRGSHTAQALRFALAALLLGVGIGLLISGGLARMEEDSDDGARAREYVEPAKHGEAERGGLVVHASACSPLRGLCA; from the coding sequence ATGCGTGGATCACACACTGCGCAGGCCCTCCGCTTTGCGCTCGCCGCTTTGCTGCTGGGTGTGGGCATCGGGCTGCTGATCTCCGGCGGCCTGGCGCGGATGGAAGAAGACAGCGACGACGGCGCCCGGGCCCGTGAGTACGTGGAACCGGCGAAGCACGGTGAAGCGGAGCGGGGCGGGTTGGTTGTTCATGCCTCGGCATGCTCCCCGCTGCGGGGGCTTTGCGCATGA
- a CDS encoding conserved hypothetical protein (Evidence 4 : Homologs of previously reported genes of unknown function) yields the protein MKGVRQFLPPRQQVVYAHTRRMLDATASNYTSFAMNVAERYLSMVAPDVRQVKLRTGEGVELIKAMENNAQVLRRYMDGTVKTLPADLEDAWVMALPEPFRGECERDLARRRGMLAVQMPADDEAAQAVGLARLAHEFGELMSALAPALADGKLDATDLPYARRILDESGDLISAVVALRRQVQALVPNSGVMA from the coding sequence ATGAAGGGCGTCCGTCAGTTTCTGCCGCCCCGGCAGCAGGTGGTCTATGCGCACACGCGCCGGATGCTGGATGCGACGGCAAGCAACTACACGTCGTTCGCGATGAACGTGGCCGAGCGTTACCTGTCGATGGTGGCGCCGGACGTGCGGCAGGTGAAGCTGCGCACGGGCGAGGGCGTGGAGCTCATCAAGGCGATGGAGAACAACGCCCAGGTGCTGCGCCGCTACATGGATGGCACGGTGAAGACGCTGCCGGCGGACCTGGAAGATGCGTGGGTGATGGCGTTGCCGGAGCCGTTCCGCGGTGAGTGCGAGCGCGACTTGGCACGCCGGCGCGGGATGCTGGCGGTGCAGATGCCGGCAGACGATGAAGCGGCGCAGGCGGTGGGCCTTGCCCGGCTTGCGCATGAGTTCGGCGAGCTGATGTCTGCGCTTGCGCCAGCCCTTGCGGACGGAAAGTTGGACGCGACAGACCTGCCGTATGCGCGGCGCATCCTCGATGAATCAGGCGATCTGATCAGCGCGGTGGTGGCCTTGCGCCGCCAGGTGCAGGCGCTGGTGCCCAACAGTGGAGTGATGGCATGA
- a CDS encoding hypothetical protein (Evidence 5 : No homology to any previously reported sequences) — translation MKRKLTHAVRALIRRRWKPADMPACRAQMAAAAAALDDNAPGLQGADALALREQLRVDAGRRMQAALPLVCAPVPCAGVEAARAAGSVGMGGYASRSGSPVDGSSLGAPVAGNSDPVSCVDSGRGSY, via the coding sequence ATGAAGCGCAAGTTGACCCACGCCGTGAGGGCGCTGATACGCCGCCGCTGGAAGCCGGCGGACATGCCGGCGTGCCGGGCGCAGATGGCCGCCGCAGCTGCGGCACTGGACGATAACGCGCCGGGATTGCAAGGCGCGGATGCGCTGGCCTTGCGCGAGCAACTGCGTGTGGATGCTGGGCGCCGTATGCAGGCGGCATTGCCGCTGGTGTGTGCCCCGGTCCCCTGTGCTGGCGTGGAGGCTGCGCGCGCGGCGGGTTCAGTAGGCATGGGTGGGTATGCGAGTCGTTCAGGTTCGCCAGTCGATGGGTCCTCCCTGGGCGCCCCTGTCGCGGGTAATTCGGACCCCGTTTCCTGTGTAGATAGCGGCCGGGGAAGTTACTGA
- a CDS encoding Gp1 produces MAVNYDDALSQLQSAGLLITSLEPTGKMVRTRTEGGGREKRGWYVLHTLNCDNGDQLIVGTYGVWQGNENGAQKIELKKRDQAFTAEQREALKRRLAEDRKRADAERRRLAERAAAMATRMWGKASEQGEADYLHSKGVQGFGVRYGKTGAAVLPMLDTHGNVHGLQILRSAAQAKAVNKPAKEFFPPGLVKKGHFHLIGGTPQWILLLAEGYATAASLHMATGYPVVVAFDAGNLLPVATALAKHYRGIKLLVCADDDTLQKCTRCKERLVLSDHPVTCPTCGEEHKAKNAGLLGADAAALAAHGATVLPAFADEPGRRTRFIDAGTKITDFNDLHAAEGLHIVRAQIEARITELSWRSPAEIPRASITTTGGAGKASLRPIGSIEELHERYALVYAQGGTVFDRQEHMLLSLSDMRDLCLRRELHRAWMESPGRQTVRVHEVDFDPSCTKPGVTCNLFGGWPTEPKQGTCDKLLQLLWHMCGNETNQRALYEWVLCWLAYPLQYPGAKMKSTIVIHGPQGTGKNMFFDEYMKLYGEYGRVLDQSALEDKFNDWASRKLFLLADEVVARTEVYHLKNKLKALITGDRIRINPKNIQAYEEDNHANMVFLSNEAMPVVLEEDDRRHAVIWTPVKLPASFYGEVMAEIAAGGTAALHHHLLSLDLGDFTNGSHPPMTDAKRELIGLSVDSPERFFDQLLGNDIPGLAPRPALSKEWYEAYKSWCSKEGIKNPAPAHKFINALVRKREVVHPDRARKRYVVLDRTEGPHGFLMIGDCTPKDGKTEATFLGEQVVLFRSQLNDYRGARA; encoded by the coding sequence GTGGCGGTCAACTACGACGACGCCCTGTCGCAGCTGCAATCCGCTGGTCTGCTGATCACCTCCCTCGAGCCCACCGGCAAGATGGTCCGCACGCGGACTGAGGGCGGCGGTCGAGAAAAGCGCGGCTGGTACGTGCTCCACACCCTGAACTGCGACAACGGCGACCAGCTGATCGTCGGCACCTACGGCGTGTGGCAGGGCAATGAGAACGGCGCGCAGAAGATCGAGCTGAAGAAGCGCGACCAGGCGTTCACCGCCGAGCAGCGCGAGGCGTTGAAGCGCCGGCTGGCAGAAGACCGGAAGCGCGCCGATGCCGAGCGTCGCCGGCTTGCCGAGCGTGCCGCGGCGATGGCCACGCGCATGTGGGGCAAGGCGAGCGAACAGGGAGAAGCCGACTACCTGCACAGCAAGGGCGTGCAGGGGTTTGGTGTCCGCTACGGCAAAACCGGCGCGGCCGTACTGCCGATGCTCGATACCCACGGCAATGTCCACGGCCTGCAGATTCTGCGCAGCGCAGCGCAGGCGAAGGCCGTGAACAAGCCGGCCAAGGAGTTCTTCCCGCCGGGCCTGGTGAAGAAGGGCCACTTCCACCTCATCGGCGGAACGCCGCAGTGGATCCTGCTGCTGGCCGAAGGCTATGCCACCGCCGCGAGCCTGCACATGGCCACCGGCTACCCGGTCGTGGTCGCATTCGATGCAGGCAACCTGCTTCCCGTGGCCACTGCGCTGGCCAAGCACTACCGTGGCATCAAGCTGCTGGTGTGCGCCGACGACGACACGCTGCAGAAATGCACCAGATGCAAAGAGCGGCTGGTGCTGTCAGATCACCCCGTCACCTGCCCAACTTGCGGCGAAGAGCACAAGGCGAAGAACGCCGGCCTGCTCGGGGCTGATGCGGCGGCGCTGGCCGCACACGGTGCCACGGTGCTGCCAGCGTTCGCCGATGAGCCTGGCCGCCGAACGCGGTTTATCGACGCTGGCACCAAGATCACCGACTTCAACGATCTGCATGCCGCCGAAGGCCTGCATATCGTCCGCGCCCAGATCGAGGCCCGTATCACGGAGCTTTCGTGGCGTTCACCTGCAGAAATTCCGCGCGCTTCAATCACCACCACTGGGGGCGCGGGGAAAGCGAGCCTTCGCCCCATCGGATCGATCGAGGAACTGCACGAACGCTATGCGCTGGTGTACGCGCAGGGCGGCACCGTGTTCGATCGGCAGGAGCACATGCTGCTTTCGCTGTCGGATATGCGCGACCTGTGCCTGCGCCGCGAGCTGCATCGCGCGTGGATGGAGAGCCCGGGGCGGCAGACCGTGCGCGTCCATGAAGTGGATTTCGATCCTTCATGCACAAAGCCTGGCGTCACCTGCAACCTCTTTGGCGGCTGGCCGACTGAGCCGAAGCAGGGTACCTGCGACAAGCTGCTGCAGCTGCTGTGGCACATGTGCGGCAACGAAACGAATCAGCGCGCACTGTACGAGTGGGTGCTGTGCTGGCTGGCGTACCCGCTGCAGTACCCGGGCGCCAAGATGAAGTCGACGATCGTCATCCACGGGCCGCAGGGCACCGGCAAGAACATGTTCTTCGACGAGTACATGAAGCTCTACGGCGAATACGGCCGGGTGCTTGATCAGAGCGCGCTGGAAGACAAGTTCAACGACTGGGCCAGTCGCAAACTGTTCCTGCTTGCCGACGAAGTGGTGGCGCGCACCGAGGTCTATCACCTCAAGAACAAGCTCAAGGCGCTGATCACCGGCGACCGGATCCGCATCAACCCCAAGAACATCCAGGCCTACGAAGAGGACAACCACGCCAACATGGTGTTCCTCAGCAACGAAGCCATGCCGGTCGTGCTGGAAGAGGATGACCGGCGCCATGCAGTCATCTGGACACCCGTCAAGCTCCCCGCCAGCTTCTACGGCGAAGTGATGGCGGAGATAGCAGCCGGCGGCACAGCGGCCCTGCATCACCACCTGCTCAGCCTCGACCTGGGCGACTTCACAAACGGCAGCCACCCGCCGATGACCGATGCCAAGCGCGAGCTCATCGGGCTCAGCGTGGACAGCCCTGAGCGCTTCTTCGACCAGCTGCTCGGCAATGACATCCCCGGTCTCGCGCCCCGGCCTGCGCTGAGCAAGGAGTGGTACGAGGCCTACAAGTCATGGTGCTCCAAAGAAGGCATCAAGAATCCCGCGCCGGCGCACAAGTTCATCAATGCGCTGGTCCGAAAGCGCGAGGTCGTACATCCGGACCGCGCTCGCAAGCGGTACGTGGTCCTGGACAGGACTGAGGGGCCGCATGGCTTCCTCATGATCGGTGATTGCACGCCCAAGGACGGCAAGACGGAAGCGACATTCCTCGGCGAGCAGGTCGTCCTGTTCCGCTCCCAGCTCAACGACTACCGGGGGGCGCGCGCATGA
- a CDS encoding hypothetical protein (Evidence 5 : No homology to any previously reported sequences) — protein MHAQGRQDGSDIPRRAGRPVPLPAQRLPGGARMTANVRDVRDGVRAHVRAETLVAVGVCGTCGHSPSCGRARDAGNVRPAISGNSPSRTYACPHVPHVPHIATAARLSGDSQPAHVPAHTARLFARAFLPAYGMSKEMKREGLAA, from the coding sequence TTGCACGCCCAAGGACGGCAAGACGGAAGCGACATTCCTCGGCGAGCAGGTCGTCCTGTTCCGCTCCCAGCTCAACGACTACCGGGGGGCGCGCGCATGACTGCCAATGTGCGGGACGTGCGGGACGGTGTGCGGGCACATGTGCGGGCTGAAACGCTTGTGGCAGTAGGCGTGTGCGGGACGTGCGGGCACTCCCCCTCATGCGGGCGCGCGCGTGATGCGGGAAACGTGCGCCCGGCCATAAGTGGCAATTCCCCGTCTCGCACGTATGCGTGCCCGCACGTCCCGCACGTCCCGCACATCGCTACTGCCGCAAGGCTTTCGGGCGATTCGCAGCCCGCACATGTGCCCGCACACACCGCACGCCTGTTCGCGCGCGCGTTTTTACCTGCCTACGGCATGTCGAAAGAAATGAAGAGGGAGGGCTTGGCAGCATGA
- a CDS encoding hypothetical protein (Evidence 5 : No homology to any previously reported sequences) — translation MPARPAHAYCHKRFSPHMCPHTVPHVPHIGSHARAPR, via the coding sequence GTGCCCGCACGTCCCGCACACGCCTACTGCCACAAGCGTTTCAGCCCGCACATGTGCCCGCACACCGTCCCGCACGTCCCGCACATTGGCAGTCATGCGCGCGCCCCCCGGTAG
- a CDS encoding Gp3, translating to MSAVTLVTGKELAAHIGCRPSYVVQLKREGRVVPAEGGKGYLLEPSLALYRDTRSPAHVAVAQRHAAGRGGALAAPSAQDDYGADLDAGEDTDGGNQGSQARRARALADKAEVDAKAAQRDLDISLGLLLERRDVEAILGQAAGALRAELERMADTLAPQLAATVDEARCRELVWNEVSHSLEELSRAFREVARPGEGGA from the coding sequence ATGAGTGCTGTGACCCTGGTAACTGGAAAGGAACTGGCAGCACACATCGGCTGCCGCCCGTCCTACGTCGTGCAGCTAAAGCGCGAGGGGCGCGTCGTCCCGGCTGAGGGCGGCAAGGGCTATCTCCTGGAGCCCTCTCTCGCGCTCTACCGCGACACGCGCAGCCCCGCCCATGTCGCGGTGGCACAGCGCCATGCCGCGGGCCGTGGCGGCGCGCTGGCGGCGCCGAGTGCTCAGGATGACTATGGGGCTGATCTCGACGCCGGCGAGGACACGGACGGCGGCAACCAGGGCTCGCAGGCCCGCCGCGCGCGCGCCCTGGCTGATAAAGCCGAAGTGGATGCCAAGGCCGCCCAGCGTGATCTGGATATCAGCCTTGGCCTGCTGCTGGAACGCCGCGACGTGGAAGCCATCCTCGGGCAGGCTGCCGGCGCCCTGCGGGCCGAGCTCGAGCGCATGGCCGATACGCTGGCACCGCAGCTGGCCGCCACCGTCGACGAGGCGCGCTGTCGCGAACTGGTGTGGAACGAGGTCAGCCACAGCCTCGAGGAGCTGAGCCGCGCCTTCCGTGAAGTCGCCCGTCCGGGCGAGGGTGGCGCATGA
- a CDS encoding Gp4, whose translation MSYVGLACPAESIGNVLARALQPRRPMSVSQWCDEHMRLSSKGSSKAGKWHTANNPPLREPMDCMSARSPVKSMVCQFPIQFGKSQLATNALAYWMDYAPAPIMYALPGEVSQNKWIAQKLNPMIEVVPAVRKALSSTASRDSANQRTFKDFAGGQLYVEHAGSPQRLKSTTARYVIADELDEFAQALSTGDDPVKMLDGRTSAFPSTYKRLYISTPTIAGLSRINLLYEKSDRRRYHVPCPHCGHYQPLQWSGLVWSSDGKEAWYACCECGASIDEHHKTDMIAAGRWVPENPDSPIRGYTINCLYYQFGLGPRWAELAAEWREVQNDPAALKTFINDRLAETWEDPAMRSVKHSLVADRAEPYKLRTAPAGVLAITVGVDTQDNRLAVHIIGWGRGMAAWTLDYIELPGDPAEEAVWLSLTDLLNRPIERVDGVLLRPMATAIDAGGHRTEAVKHYVRSRLITRPMCIFGAVPNNAPILSKGKLADVTWNGKTDKRGITIYHVGTVAAKHYLYSRLGADAEKQVDARLVHFSDELPPEFFPGLVSEIYNPVKNRFEKKVVRNEPLDTWVYAYAAAHHPELRLHRYTKADWDRLEQRLSASAPEAVDSRETQPARPAAPVASDSRGTKPQRRRGTWADGY comes from the coding sequence ATGAGCTACGTCGGCCTGGCCTGCCCGGCGGAATCCATCGGCAACGTGCTCGCGCGCGCCCTGCAACCGCGCCGGCCCATGAGCGTGTCGCAGTGGTGCGATGAGCACATGCGCCTGTCGTCAAAGGGCAGCAGCAAGGCCGGCAAGTGGCACACCGCCAACAACCCGCCGCTGCGCGAGCCGATGGACTGCATGTCCGCGCGCAGCCCGGTCAAGAGCATGGTCTGCCAGTTCCCCATCCAATTCGGCAAAAGTCAGCTGGCAACCAACGCCCTTGCGTACTGGATGGACTACGCGCCCGCGCCCATCATGTACGCGCTGCCGGGTGAGGTCAGCCAGAACAAGTGGATCGCCCAGAAGCTCAACCCCATGATCGAAGTGGTGCCGGCAGTACGCAAAGCGCTCAGCAGCACCGCCAGCCGCGACAGTGCCAACCAGCGCACCTTCAAGGATTTCGCCGGCGGCCAGCTCTATGTCGAGCACGCCGGCAGCCCGCAGCGGCTGAAGTCCACCACCGCGCGCTACGTCATCGCCGATGAGCTGGACGAGTTCGCCCAGGCACTGAGCACCGGCGACGACCCGGTCAAGATGCTCGATGGCCGCACCAGCGCCTTCCCCAGCACATACAAGCGGCTGTATATCAGCACGCCCACCATCGCCGGCCTCAGCCGCATCAATCTGCTGTACGAAAAGAGCGACCGCCGCCGCTACCACGTCCCGTGCCCGCACTGCGGCCACTACCAGCCCCTGCAGTGGAGCGGCCTTGTCTGGTCGTCCGATGGAAAGGAGGCGTGGTACGCCTGCTGCGAGTGTGGCGCATCCATCGATGAGCACCACAAAACCGACATGATTGCCGCCGGCCGATGGGTGCCGGAAAACCCGGATTCACCCATTCGCGGCTACACCATCAACTGCCTCTACTACCAGTTCGGCCTCGGCCCGCGCTGGGCAGAGCTGGCGGCGGAATGGCGCGAGGTGCAGAACGACCCGGCCGCTCTCAAGACCTTCATCAACGACCGGCTCGCCGAGACCTGGGAGGACCCGGCTATGCGGTCGGTCAAGCACTCCCTCGTCGCCGATCGTGCGGAGCCATACAAACTGCGCACCGCGCCGGCCGGCGTGCTTGCCATCACTGTTGGTGTCGATACCCAGGACAACCGCCTCGCCGTGCACATCATCGGCTGGGGCCGTGGCATGGCCGCGTGGACGCTGGACTACATCGAGCTGCCCGGCGACCCGGCCGAGGAAGCCGTGTGGCTCTCCCTCACCGATCTGCTCAACCGCCCCATCGAGCGTGTGGACGGCGTGCTGCTGAGGCCCATGGCTACCGCCATCGACGCTGGCGGCCATCGCACCGAGGCCGTCAAGCACTACGTCCGCAGCCGCCTCATTACCCGGCCCATGTGCATCTTCGGCGCCGTGCCAAACAACGCCCCCATCCTGAGCAAGGGCAAGCTGGCCGATGTCACTTGGAACGGCAAGACCGACAAGCGCGGCATCACCATCTACCACGTCGGCACCGTCGCTGCGAAGCACTATCTCTACAGCCGCCTCGGGGCCGATGCCGAAAAGCAAGTGGACGCACGGCTGGTGCATTTCTCTGATGAGCTGCCACCCGAGTTCTTCCCCGGCCTCGTCTCGGAGATCTACAACCCGGTCAAGAACCGGTTTGAAAAAAAGGTAGTGCGCAACGAGCCGTTGGATACATGGGTATACGCCTACGCCGCCGCCCACCATCCAGAGCTGCGCCTGCACCGGTACACCAAGGCCGATTGGGATCGGCTGGAACAACGGCTGTCCGCCTCTGCACCTGAGGCCGTGGATTCCCGTGAAACACAACCCGCCCGCCCGGCCGCGCCGGTGGCGAGCGATTCCCGTGGAACAAAACCCCAGCGCCGGCGTGGCACCTGGGCGGATGGATACTGA
- a CDS encoding hypothetical protein (Evidence 5 : No homology to any previously reported sequences), whose protein sequence is MDTEDTMADDIKADELIDPLRDSYAKFIREMEPGIPAHSALQLADTLLTVQMDVLAGKRVSYKAKPAIDGEAIAESWRQGLPVEEVMKLHSCSRSAAYKHHPSKLLRKRA, encoded by the coding sequence ATGGATACTGAGGACACCATGGCAGACGACATCAAGGCCGATGAGCTGATCGACCCGCTGCGTGACAGCTACGCAAAGTTCATCCGCGAAATGGAGCCAGGCATCCCTGCGCACTCGGCACTGCAGCTGGCAGACACGCTGCTCACCGTGCAGATGGATGTCCTCGCCGGCAAGCGCGTGAGCTACAAAGCCAAGCCCGCCATCGACGGCGAAGCCATCGCCGAAAGCTGGCGCCAGGGCCTGCCGGTGGAGGAAGTGATGAAGTTGCATTCCTGCAGCCGCTCGGCCGCATACAAACACCACCCCAGCAAGCTGCTGAGGAAGCGGGCCTAA
- a CDS encoding hypothetical protein (Evidence 5 : No homology to any previously reported sequences): MQATEQQVQVAAKLYEMRDRARRLLGEKYKPHMAELGRILKDTARQAGKSEIAVAMEVVKKRNLIGMDLMMVMAAAVELTEPSP; the protein is encoded by the coding sequence ATGCAAGCAACGGAACAACAAGTGCAGGTAGCGGCGAAACTGTACGAAATGCGAGACAGGGCGCGACGCCTGCTTGGCGAGAAATACAAGCCGCACATGGCAGAGCTTGGCAGGATTTTGAAGGACACCGCACGGCAGGCCGGGAAATCTGAAATTGCCGTTGCGATGGAAGTGGTCAAGAAGCGCAACCTCATTGGCATGGACCTGATGATGGTGATGGCCGCAGCGGTTGAGCTTACTGAACCGTCACCATGA
- a CDS encoding hypothetical protein (Evidence 5 : No homology to any previously reported sequences) encodes MNELLCLCEGSDDVDLVHGWGSDVACVFCERVHLASSEVVMAGFPRCLPACRVEAGLQHVELAMDFAEAGMANLLGNAVARLERHAKVWMRHNTEAKPTREAGSA; translated from the coding sequence TTGAATGAATTGTTATGTCTCTGCGAGGGATCTGACGATGTGGATTTGGTACATGGCTGGGGTTCTGACGTGGCCTGCGTTTTTTGCGAGCGCGTACATCTGGCGAGCAGCGAAGTGGTCATGGCTGGATTCCCGCGATGTTTACCGGCATGCAGGGTTGAAGCCGGGCTACAGCATGTGGAACTGGCTATGGATTTTGCCGAAGCTGGCATGGCGAACCTTCTGGGAAACGCTGTGGCACGACTTGAACGGCATGCGAAGGTCTGGATGAGACATAACACCGAAGCTAAGCCGACCCGCGAAGCGGGGTCGGCTTGA